TCAATGACTCCTGGTAAGGCCTTATTATACAGGACCCCCAACAGTGGGTGCCGTTCATACAGAAGAACGCGTGAGTCATGGGGAACAAGACGCATTTCTTTTTTAACAGAAAAAGAATTTTGAAGGGAGGAAACCTCAACCATGACGTCAACGGGTCGGAATCCCGATGGCATTGTCAGCTCAACCACGTCCCTTCCGTACCCAGAGAGATTTCCAAGCACAGTACGGTCCTTAGACCACGTGAACACTAGCTCACTTGAAGCGAGGCGTGTGCCGTTCCCAAGTACGAAGTGTGGGACCGCAGTGACTCTGACCGTGCTTCCTGGCGACGCCAGAGCCTTGCCTCGATAAAACGGTGGAGTATACGTGTCTGCCTCCCAAAGGAAGTCGACCTCTGCTGGTCGGATGACTGTCTCGCCACGCAACTGTTTGCCGTCGATGGTTCGCACAAGAGCCGTGATGGTTGTTGCACTTCCCAAGGGACCCGCCGAAAAGCGAAATGTTTTTACCCCTCGCCCGCTTGAAACAACGCGCCCACTTTGTGTCCATGAAATAGTGGAGCGATTAAGGTCGGCCGCGGAGGAAGAAAGTGAAAGAGTGACCTCCTGTCCAGGTCCGGGCGTTGTTGGTGAAACAGCAACCTGGAGAACCGGAGCAATAGTCTGTGCACTCGTCCACAGAGGGAAGAGTAAAGATAGCGAGATGAAGAGTGTTGTTACAAGCTTAGACATTTTTAGAATGCAGAATCTAGAATTTAGCTTTTGGAAGCTTCCTCGATGGGTGGTTCTCCCGCCGGAGTCTCGCGCGCCCTCTTAATTGCGAGAAGCTCTGATGGGTCTGACGTGATAATTTGGTCTTCGGCGTATGAGGCAATAGTTTTCATTGCGACGTGTTTTAACCCGGCAAAGAAAATCCCCTCACCAACGTCTGATTCGAGAAGGAGAAACTTCTCCTCATTTGTGAGGTTAAAGGTTTTTTGCACGAGATCGATAGCAGAGGTTGATTGTTTAAGGAGAAGACGGATCGACGAGTTGTTGATAATTGCCTCACCATAAGGTGAACGAAGAAAGTCGTTTACGTCCTGTGTAATTGTTGCGAGTCCAAGGTAGTACTTTCGGCCACGCTTCGCAAGCGAGAAGAGGAAAGAGGCTGTATCTTCTTGTTTCATCATCCACCACGCCTCATCGATAACCATAAGACGTTTTTTGAGATTCTTTCGGACTGCGTTCCAAATGAAATGCGTGACGATATACATCGCAACAGGCTTAAGCTCATCCTCCATGTCTCGGACGGAGAAAACAACGAACTTTTTGTTGATGTCCACATTTGTCGGGCGGTTGATGAAGCCGCTCCATGTCCCCTTGGTGTATTTGGTAAGGCGCTGGGAGAGTGATTCCCCGCCCTTCATTCCAGCGAGCACGAGCTCAAAGTCAGAAAGTAGTGGAGGTGCAATGTTTGAGAAGTTTGAATCAGGCGTAATATCTTTGAGCGCATAGGTTTCAGTGATCGCACGGTCGATAATAGAGTCTTCTTCCGGAGTAAGCCCACCCAACATAATACGGAAGAGTCCGACTAAGTTAACAATATTAGAGCGTAGCACGTCTGCTGGCGCCTCCCCCTCTCCCACTGGGGGTAGGTCAAAGGGATTAATGTGGTGCTCGGAGGTCAATGAAATATTGAAGTATCGTCCACCCGTCGCTTCTGCAAGGTATTCGTACTCACGTTCCGGGTCAATGACGATAACATCAATGTCGAACATGAGCGATCGCAAGATTTCAAGTTTTGTGGCGTATGATTTCCCAGCACCTGATGTCGCGAACATAATAGAGTTGTAGTTCGGCATCGAGAAGCGATCAAACAAGACGAGGCTTGAGTTATGACGGTTTACTCCATACAAAATACCTCGGTCGGATGTCAGATCGAAAGACACGAATGGGAAGAAAGAGGAAAGTGGCGACGAGTTAAGTTTCGAATGAACATTCAGGCGGTCATCTGCGATGGGGAGCACACTTCGATACCCCTCCTCTTGTTGGAAGAGGGCTGGGCGGATATATACCAACTTCGACTCGAGCATCGTTTTAATCTCCTGTTCGATTTTGTCCACCTCGCTCTCGGTGTCACCATAGATAGTGATATAGAGACCCACGTCGAAAAGTCGCTCTTGTGCTTGCTGGAGCTTGTCTCGGAGCGCTTCGAGGTCTTGGTATGCAGTGTCGAGCTTTGGGTCGCGCACAAGACCCTTTTCTTCGCGGATGCTGATCTGGCTCTGCACCTCGGCAACCTTTTTTTGGAACTCACGAAGAGCCTGGCCAGTGTCAATTGGGTGCACAAAGATGGAGATATCAAAGATTTTGTCGAGATTGATGATGGGAGAAAGCCAGTTGTCTGAAAGAAAGCGTGGATAGGAAATTGCAAAAAAGGTACGCGCTATTTTCTCGCTTAAGTAGAATTGTCTCGGCTCGATCTTCAAGGCGGCGGGAGCGATAATGTCGCGCAACTCCAAGACTCCCGCTTCATAAATTTCTTGCGGAAGAATTGGTGAAATCTCCGTTTTCTCTTCTCGTTTTAAGATTTTGTCGAGCAAACCCATGATTAATTGATTATATCTTAGCCGCTTTCTCTGATGGAATTGGTTTTTCTACTTCGCCGGGGTTAAACATCTTGAAGAAAAGCTCTATAAGCTCTTCTGTCCCAAGGCGTGCGACGCGAATACCCGTTGACGCAAGTCCCTGCTCGACAACGGAAGCGCGCTGCTCAAGTTGAGTACGGTTTTCTTCGAATGACTCTAGGTGTGCCTCTTTCCCCTCTTGCCGCGTCCTCCCAGTGAAACGACTAATAAGGTCACCACCCGCCTTGCCGAGGACCGAGGGAGAATATGGGATTACGATAAAAAAAGTTTTTGTCATGATATTGACGGTTTCCGAAAAACTTTTGATGAATTCTATATACTCCCCCACCTGGAGGCGCATAAGATCCGATGTTTGCTCCTTTTCCCGCTCCTGAAGGAGTGAAATGTAGGGTCTAATATCGAGTTTGCGCGACTGTACGAAGAATTGTATCGAGAAATCGAGAGAGTTTAAGGTGTTCTGAAACTGCGAAAGGATTGCCTCTTGTTCATCTTCTGATTTGAGTGCCAGGTTGTGGGAAGAGGCCATAAGCACCAAGCGGAGAGAACCATCCTTAAGGATGATAATGCCGTTTCGGATTTCCCTAATTGGAACGAATTCTTGAGTTGATGTTGAAACCATAATTCGGTCAGTAGTCTTTAGTCCTTAGTCTGTAGGCTATCGACTACGAGCTATCGACTATTTTTTTCTTGTCCGGCGTAAATGCTGTCGTGGACGTCTAAACTCCAGGCAATATCTTTGAGCTTGCTTTCCGATAGCTTTGGCACTACGAGACCCGACTCCTGCGGCAACGCCTCCGGTCTTTCGGCAGCCTTAGGCTGCTTCTTCCATAAATACAGTTTACCACGTGTCACATACCGGAACAGCGCCTCAAGTGCGTAGACGAAGCTGCGGTCATTCACTTTGTAAAACGCGAGCGCAAGTGACAACCCCCCCACTCCCACGATGAGCGGAATGGAAAGGAAAATGGGGAGAAGCCGCCACAAGAGAAAAACCATACCCGCCCCCCCAGCAAGATAGATGAACTGTCGAAACGTCAGCGGGCCGAAAATCCTATCTTCTATCTCAATAAATTGTGGTGTTTGGAAACGCATAATTAAGTTACCAGTCTTTAGCCTATGGACCACAAACTATTCTATTGGCTCACGGTATGGGTCGCCTTCTCCGTAATGCTCAACTTTTTCGTGGGGCGTATGCACAGTTTCTTGAAGTTGTGTGCGCACCAGATCGGTTGGCGCACTCGGGGTAATCCCTGACGATACAGACTCATTCTTTGGCGTAGGAAGGGTTGCGCTCTCTTGCCCCCCCTCGATCATTTGCAAGAGTTCTAGCTTGCTTTCTATTGGTTCGGTAATCGGGTATTCTTTGTCTATTTCTGGAGCGGGCTCCCCCTCTGTTTCTTCCGGTAGATTCTCCGGAACGTCTCCCGCTTTTTCGGATGCTTTTGGTTCAAACGCCTGATTAGATTTCGTGGTGTCTGTATTCCCCACGGCTCCTCCTGTGACAATAGCGGGAACTGTAGATTTTGGCGCGACTTGATTGTCCGACACAGTCTCAACCGAAGAGGAGTCCCCCGTTATCTGGTGAATTTTTTTCAACGATTCACGGATTGGTCGAAAAATCTGTTCATTGATATCAGTGGCAATTGTATGCGCACTTCCCGCATCAACACCTAGGCGGTCAGCAATTTTTCCCACGAAATCTTTTGGGTGTGTTGCGCCAATCATGACCCACCCCACCTCATCATTCAGATCCGCAATTTTATCAACATGAAGATTGTATTTTTTCCCAATATTCTCAATTTGTTCTGTTACTCCAACTGATGAATACGCCTCCTTCACATTTTCAGGAAGATTTTTATAAAGTGTACGAAATTTTTGTGGGTCGATGATATTCATATGTCACTTTTGATTATGCGAAGCCATGGGCCCTCAGGGTGTTGCTTCCTTCACGGCTTTGGGCCCAAGTAGATAATCTTTTATTGCCGATAGCCGAAAGGTAGGTTTTAACATTGGAGAGGCTTCTCCCGACGGGTCGTGGGCCAAATACCGGGTCGGTGTACATCATTGAAGAAAGCTGATCAAAAAACCCGGTTGGCACAGCTGCGTCGTTGTGTTCCAATATTGCCCTAACGTGTCCCCCATGAAATTGCCTAAACATTGCCGCAGTCACCGTCGGGTCCGTAAACCAGCTTCCATTCAATTTCTCTACGGTGGCAGGGGTAACCGTCCTAATGGTATCTGGGTGTGCCCGTTCTGCTGGGGTGGTAGAGTATTGCCACCTGAGGCCTTCAATCGGCTTTGTACTTATGTTCCTACTTTTAAGTTCAGCAATGGCCTGCGTTACGTCATCGGCGTTAAAATCTCGAGCCGCGCTAAGATTCCCCTTTTGAGCAAGAAGGCGTACTGCGGCAGCGCGACGCGTGCCAGAAAGCGTTGAGGCAGCAACGTTCTTAACCGCGTCATCAGACAAAGCCTTGAGTTCAGCCTCCATTTTTTGGATATCAGTTTCTGCCCGTGCGCCAACTCGGCCCAATGCCTTAGTTGTTGCTGTGCCCAGAACGGGGATTCTACGGAGTGTTCCGGCAATGCGTCCAGTGACCCCCTTATCTGCCTTTTGAAATCCTTCTGCCGCCCTAGCTGCCTCTGCGACGAACGCAGTTCCAATAGCAGCCAAGGGTCTTTTAAAGACAAACCCCGCTCCTCCAGAGGCAGCCCCTGTTGCAAATCCGATGGCTTTTCCGCTCCAATTTGTGGCAATCTTACCCGCCTCTCCGGAGAGTGACTGCGCGTAACTGACCGCCATTTTTATCAAAATATAGAGTACTGCAAACTTAAACAGGACACCTAGAATAAGGAGGATGAGGTCATTTAACTCATCGCCCAAACTTCCGTTAGCGGGGGTGCTTGTGATGCCGACACTGTCAAAGAAAGGGGTGTCGACGATGAAATGCACGATGAGATACAAGAAGAAGAGGAACAAAGCCACAACAACCGATTGTTTCCAAAGCGTGCTCCACCATTCGTTTGACTTCCCACGCATCCCAGGCACAATCCACGCAGCAAATGCGGCAGGTGCGGCGATCATGAGGAGCCAAAGTACCGGCACACGAATGAGGAAGATTGCGCTTGCGGTAAAGAGTGCCCACGCGAACATGAAGACGATGACTGACGCAGAAATAAACACAAACGCCATTCCTATATGGCCGCTTGCCGAATCTTTCCATTTTGCGAAGCTTTCGTCGGCAAAAAGGGTTTGCGGATCGAATCCTGCAACAAGAGCGTCACTAATATTTTTTACGGGCACACCCCCAATATATTTTTGAGTTGCTCCGGTAATCTCGAAGCTGTTATAAAACGCAAAAGCAAGGGTGTTGCCCGCATCGATGACAACACGAGTGAAGAATAAGCTGAAGTTAATGAGAAGGGCCACGACAATGAGATTTGCAAGCGCGGTGCGCATGTTTACTCCACCCATCTGAAGCATGGTCGCGAACGCGATATAGAGGAGGATGAAGATAAATGTAAGATTTGCGAGGTCGCGAACAATTTTCCACCCCTCTCTTGCAAACTCGGAATCAATTACTTGGCTCGAAAGAGAAAAAGCGATGGCGTAGTTAAACACGTTCCCGACCAGATGAAGCACCAGCGTAGATAATTTAAAGATAAGGCTAGTTAACTGCACTAAGCAGCCACTAATTTTGGTAACGCCACAGTCTGGAAGTGGATTGTCTTCTCCGGGTCGCTGACCCTGAATTGTTATTGGGCCGCTATTCGTCCCCCCTGGTTCTACTCCTTGAGCTTCAACGGTACCAAAAGAGGCAAACATTGAGCTGAAAAGCACCCCCAAAAACACCAACGTCAAGATGGCTTGTTTCCCGTAGGTTATTTTTTTGTATAACGTTGGCGACATCGTGGTCGTAATTGTGTCTATTCTGTTTCGTCTGGTGGCGGGGTGGATGGAAAGACGTTGCAGGCCGCGATTTTTTCCTCCGTTTCGAGGTCAAGCGCAGTTGTCTGTTCTTCTGCTCCGCGTATCTCGTCTTCTGCTCTTACTACGTCAAGACTTGTGTGAAAGACACTTGCCGGAGAAGAGGTGCCCACTACTTCTGTTGCTTCACGGAACGCCCTAATTGCCTCCTCAATCTCGGCGGGCGAATTCGCACTTTCCATATCAGCGAGGATAGAGGAGAGGCGTGACAGGTTCGCATCAGCTTTGGCGACGTCACCCGCGATACGAGTTTTTTCCGGTGTAATCCGTGTCGCTATAGTGGTTGTGGCGCTCAGGGCTCTCGATAGAGCTTCAGAACGATTTTCGGGAGTCAAAGCAACCTCCTCGCTTTTTCTTACATAACAAGCGTTTAATTGGCGAAGAAGATTTTCGGAGTCCTGAATGTGTCCAAGTGTCGTGCGCTTTGCTCTTCGGTAAGCGGTTTCCGTGTCACGGATAAATGTCACCGACTCAATGGCGACTATTTTGGCGCTTTCAGAGATGGCGCCGGATTCATTGCGTAGCCGGTTAGTGTACGAATTCCCACCGCCCGAAAGGGCGCGCAATCCACCAGCGAGCGCCTGTTCCGTGAGCTGTGTCATCAGGGCCGTTATAATCTCGTCAATTTCGTCTGCTATCTCGATTCGGCGTTTGTTGCTGTCGAGGGTATCATTCAGCTGGTGCTCGACGACCTTACCAGGAGTTGCGGTCTCGCAACGCTGTCGCGGCGCATCTACCTCCGGAGTGTCGGGGTTGTCCCACTGGACCGTCGTACACTCTTTCCATTCGAGAAAACCGTCTCCCCAACCAAGTCGCTCGAGCTCGCTCTGTCGGTTTATATCCAAACGTCGAGAGGCCTCATTGCTTGCGATAAGGTAACGTCCGTAGGCGTTGTTTTGTCCCCAAAGCACCATTCGTACAAAACGTTCGGTTCCGCCGTATCTGAAGTCGAACAAAAATTGCGCAAACGCCTCCTCAGCAATGTTCGGAGAGAGTAAATCCCCTCCCCGAATCGTCGCGCACGGGTCAGTGAGAGCAATGCTTCGTGCAAGGAGTATCTGTGAGCGAGAGTTTAGGCCTCTTGTGCTGCCAAGTTCATTAACAAAATCGTCGAAAGTGCCATAACAGGCGTTGGTGAGATGGCGATCAAGGTCTGTTATGAATGCGGGGTTTCCATCAAAGCCGGAGTTAATCCAGTCGATAATGTTTGCGGTCATTTGGCGGATAATTGAGTTAATGAGCGCGAAAGCGATAGGGTCAAACACATACTCTTTAATCCACTCTGCATTGGCCCTAGCCACTTGCGTTACCGAGTTTGCCGCGGAGAGGGCGTTTTCCACCCAGTTGGTTGGGTCGTAGACAACGCTACCACTTGCCACCGCGTGCGCTTCTCTCGGCACCAAAAGGAATCCTGCCGAGGGCGCAAAAAGTGCCACAAGAAGGATAAGGGCGCACACCTTCTTAATTTGTAGAGGTAAAGCGTTCATATTCATCTCTCTTACTGTTTCTGAACAAGCTCCAAGGCCGCGTCAATCGCATGTGTAACGAAATATCCCGGCTCGTTTCCCGAAAAGGTAATACCGTGTTTTGTGAAAAGAAGTTCTGACTCCGAGAATGCGTTGTAGAGCAACTCGGCGTTTTCTTGATATTGTCGTACCGAGATCAAAGTTGCCATGGGGTCTTCAAAAGTGCGAGTGAATGTTTGTATGGTGTAGCGCATGCGTGCAAAACCTGTAAGGAACTCTGCGTGAAGTGTGGCGACGCTTGCCGGCGGAGTGAGCTTCTCAAGGTCATAGACGACGGCACCATACGCTGCTGCGACGGGATATAGTTTCTCTAGTTCGCTTTTGTCGCCCGTTGTAATGGCGTCGCGGAGGATGAGCGCCTCATGTTTTGTTTTAAATGCATGCTTTTGAAGAATAGCCCCCAAATTGTTGCCATACTGGCGTATGCCCGCCTCCCCTCCGTCAGGGACTGTTTTTATTTGGGCGCTCGAATATGTTGGAAGCTCGGAGAGTGATGATGAAACAGATTGTTCCGCGAGCGAAAGGGCAAGCGCGTCAGGGTTGGGACCAGAAGAGCTCTTTTTTGAGGCAAGGTAATCAACAAAAAGAGATTGTGCCACCTCCTCGGTCAAGTTGTGTTCGCCCCCACTTTCTCCGGCAAGTTGAGACGCTGTTTCTTTGGTGGTCGGGTCACGTTCTGCGAACACCTCTTTTCTGTCAGACACCCCATCTCCATCGGTGTCCGAGTTGGTTGGATTGGTTCCAACAAGTCTCTCTTCCCAGTCAGCGAGTCCGTCTTCGTCGGTGTCCTTTGAAAAATCTGGGTTTTTTGCCGCAAGGGTTATATGTTCTGTTTCACCAACTGTCGTCTCAACGCTTGACTGGTAACGCAAAGCAAAGAACACCACGGCAATGAAAAGGGCCGTCGCTATGAAGAAAAAAGCGAACTTTTTCTGTGCAAAATATTTCACGCTCGGTAATGCGCTATGCACTTTAAATTATAGCAAGACGACACCCCTTTTGATATGGGCTTTTGAAAGGTCTTGTGTGGATAAAGACCAAGAACTATAAGCGAGGATTACAAAGCAGGAGCTGGGCGTTTTTTGAAATAGAAGAAGAGTTTCCCGC
This portion of the Parcubacteria group bacterium genome encodes:
- a CDS encoding DUF87 domain-containing protein, yielding MGLLDKILKREEKTEISPILPQEIYEAGVLELRDIIAPAALKIEPRQFYLSEKIARTFFAISYPRFLSDNWLSPIINLDKIFDISIFVHPIDTGQALREFQKKVAEVQSQISIREEKGLVRDPKLDTAYQDLEALRDKLQQAQERLFDVGLYITIYGDTESEVDKIEQEIKTMLESKLVYIRPALFQQEEGYRSVLPIADDRLNVHSKLNSSPLSSFFPFVSFDLTSDRGILYGVNRHNSSLVLFDRFSMPNYNSIMFATSGAGKSYATKLEILRSLMFDIDVIVIDPEREYEYLAEATGGRYFNISLTSEHHINPFDLPPVGEGEAPADVLRSNIVNLVGLFRIMLGGLTPEEDSIIDRAITETYALKDITPDSNFSNIAPPLLSDFELVLAGMKGGESLSQRLTKYTKGTWSGFINRPTNVDINKKFVVFSVRDMEDELKPVAMYIVTHFIWNAVRKNLKKRLMVIDEAWWMMKQEDTASFLFSLAKRGRKYYLGLATITQDVNDFLRSPYGEAIINNSSIRLLLKQSTSAIDLVQKTFNLTNEEKFLLLESDVGEGIFFAGLKHVAMKTIASYAEDQIITSDPSELLAIKRARETPAGEPPIEEASKS
- a CDS encoding PrgI family protein, with translation MRFQTPQFIEIEDRIFGPLTFRQFIYLAGGAGMVFLLWRLLPIFLSIPLIVGVGGLSLALAFYKVNDRSFVYALEALFRYVTRGKLYLWKKQPKAAERPEALPQESGLVVPKLSESKLKDIAWSLDVHDSIYAGQEKNSR